A window of Hordeum vulgare subsp. vulgare chromosome 5H, MorexV3_pseudomolecules_assembly, whole genome shotgun sequence genomic DNA:
TCGCAACGTACATATACGGCATACGCATGTATAAATACGAAGGTCGCTCACGTACGTACATACGTACAAAATGCAACGTGTACAGCGTGCGATGATGCATGACTTGGTTACCGTGTGTAACGTTTTCGTCCATGTGTAAATACTTGTACATCACCTTCAGTTAACTAACTATGAGGGGTTTTACGGTCTCTAACCAATGCCGGTCAAAGGAAACATGAGCACGCAGATGTGTGCGCTGGTACGGGAGCTACGCAAGCATATAGAGCACACGTACGGCAGCTACGCTTTAGCTAAAaatatcatcgttgtcgtcaccaAGATGCATGCATGTCGATGGATCGCTTTGCCGCAAGGGGGGTGGGTAAAGCAAAGGCAAAGCGTGGTCAAGTGGAGTGGAGTGGAGTAGATGGAGGGGTCGatcacggcggcggcgcggcggtcgTGCTCACTCCCGTCGCGTCGCGTGGTGGCCGGCATCCGGCAAAGGTGGTGGCGCCGGGCGCGCGCGATATTTTTAGGTCGCGATGTGATGTGACGCGATGCGTACAGTGCGTACGCCGTGCTGCACGGACGCGTGTGCGTACGGACGGAGGACCATCGCCATGAACGATCGCATCCAGCGAGGGCTCTCGTGCCGTTCATGGACATCTGTCGACGCTCGGGCCCACAGACGGACGATGGCCGACCCATGCAAGCAAATGCGACGACGGGTGGACGTAGTAGTACGGGCCACCAACTCTCGAGCCATTTTGCCCATAGATCGCGTTCCTTAAAGCATCTCCGACACGCGCGAcccgaaaaaaaaacattttacaACGTCTTCAGCGATCGTTCAAAAAAATGCGCGCGCGTTGCTCAAGCGTTACAAATAAAGAGCTGATGATGAGCATAGATAGTCTAGATGGATAGAAACCATCCGTTCCAGAACAAGGAACAAGCTGCAGCGACACATTCGATGAGCGTCGTCTTGTGCATGGCCAGAAAGCTCTTCGAAATGGCCCAGTGGGCCATCACATCCTCCACGGTTTCGACATGACAGATGGCACAATCCGTGCCGACGCTTCGATGGATGGGGTGCGGGCAGCCCGACATGCCGGGGAAGACATCTCGTCTACGATGCCCGCACCTACCTGCACTGCCAACTCTGCCTCCCTCTCTCGTGGCCGATGACGGCGCATCTTACGAGTGACGTGCTCCGGCTTGCACGACTAAGCGGAGGAATGGACGCCGATGAACCAGGTGGATTGTGTCTTCGTCGCGACGATTGGGGACGGGCTGGAAGACATCACGGTGGCGGATCGGGACATGTGGTGAGGATGGAGAGCAAGGGTGTCAGGCGGCGAGGGGGTCGGGCGCGGGAAATGATTTAGGGTGGCGGGAGGAGAAGGaaggttttgaagaatttgaggatAATTTACAGTGGGATCGGATTGTCGGGTCCGACGTGACGGGCGTGCCCGGACTCCTTTATATCCTCCatatatttgggttgaatatgaGAGTTGCCAATCGGTCCGGACGTTTGAGGCTCATTTTAAAACCCGCCTGGACTGAATTTTTGTGACCGAACGGGTTGCTCGGGCATTTGAGTCGGGTAGGAGCAGGGCCAGAGCCACTAGGGGGGCGAGCAGGGGCAGACCCCCCCTATGGATCGGCCACCCCCATggatttttttttggggggggggggggctaataCTAATCTTGTGTAATTGTTACTTAGTACCGGCCATTAGCAAAGATATATAGTCCTCTATTCTGTGCGTTCAAATATTGTTGGTTGACCCAAGCCCAAAACAGTAGTTTTTGTAGGTAATTTGACGCATCAATCGAATCACTAATCAATCAAAGACCATCTAAAATACATGCATATGTACAACCGTTCGTTTTCTTTCCATGTCGCTTAACCTAATAATCAAGCTTCAGGTCATCTCTTGGCGGCACCACCGACACCAGGATAGGGCTAAATCAAAGGTCGTGGTGCAATCTGTCAAGAAGCGCGAACCCTCCCGTGCTTCATCAAGCAACATGGACCACCGATGTTTGCCGCATGCGTGCGGTCTGCGGACACAACATCATCTATTATGAGCAAATCTGACGAGCTGGTATTGGATTTGGTACTCTATGTATTGTTACGACATCTGTAACTTTTTCCTAATACAAGTACACCACATATTGATTATATATATGCTTAACTATGTTTGTGTTGGTAGATAACTAGATATCAAGTAAAAGCAAGTCGAAAGCAGCAAGCAGTGATTTATTTTTCATTCAAAAATATATGAATGCAAGCTTAATCCTGCTATTTAGTTATACAATAATTGGTCATATATATGACAATATTCCGCAAGAGGATAGTTCAAGCCGTTTTTTGGAGCGTAGTTGGATTACCAACTTCATCTAGGGAGTTGTTCAACActataagggcatctccaacagtttgttggttagcttgttggtaaaatatgccatgtcatcagccaacaccttaacatacaactactccaatgggttgtatctagtttgcccaataagatgtgaggtaataaataaggtgctctctcattctacattggagcttgtgcaagggtgttggttaatttacatacaaccttgttctctttcctcatttattgcaatgacacatcatcaaaaattctatgtgtcaaaattaccaacaactatcttacaaccattggagatgccctaagctATAGCTAGACCTGTCTAGACTGCTTCGTAGCATATATGAATATAAAACTCTTATATATATAGTTTTTGAGGCATTTGTTTTGGTCTTCAATGCCGTCTCCCCCCTATGCCTAAATCCTCCCTCCGCTGTAGATGGTCTTATAGAAGTGTAATTTTCTGTGATGCGTCTAGTAGGCAGTGCGCTTTACAAATCGGCTTATCGTCCCCTTTTCACGTACGCATTGCTTTGTAGTAGTATTGTTTGTTCTCTTTTCGATACCATTAGTTCTAGGCATCATGATTGCCATCTGGATAACAAGTGGTGTAAAAGAAACGTGACCCAATTAGACCCAAAGCGCAAAGGCAGAGGGGAGGTGGAGACTCGGGCAGGGGGCATGTGATGTGAGTGTCCCAGCTCATCGGAGTGGgccgccggccggccggccggcgtcCATTCATGGCTTGCTGGGGTCGCCTCGTCATTAGACCAACAAACTAGATCCACCTGACCACTTGGGTCGTCGCTGACGGTTTTAGGTCACACGCCAATCTTGACGACTTTATTGTTTGTAGCTTTTGGTTATGGAATCTCGCAGCTTTCGTTCACATCACAACGAACTGAACTGAACGTATGCATGCCCATTCATTTCCACGTATATCATCGGCAGAAATCCGGTTCCTACGTATTGAAGACTCTacgtactacttctactactccctccgttcttaaatataagtcttttaactgatttcactaagagtctacatacgaagcaaaatgaataaatctatactttaaagtatgtgtatatacattcatatataaAATTAAAACTGGCCGATTCTGAAGTAGCATAGCATATGTGAAGCAGCCCACCCCAGATCAATCGCACCTAATTTGGAGGGCGACATGCATGTACCCACTTGTAGCAAAAACAGCGAAGAAAAGGCTGAGAGATTGGAATTTAGTAGCAATGAAAATATTCCATAAGAGTGGTTCGAAAGTGACACTCCCGCTTAGCATGATCTTCGTTTCGAATCATAAATATCCCTCTACCTAAGCTAATCCTGACATTATAAAAACCGGAGCTCAAACACAAAAACTCTCCCCTGCTTCGCAATCCCCACCACTGACGACCTAATTAAAACTGGCCCCTCCATCCCTCCTGCCACAGTGCTCTCAAGTCTCAAGTCTCAAGTCTCATCTCATCCTGCCCCACCGAGAAACGGAGAACGAACGAGAATGCCGCGCCACCTGCTGCAGCATTCCGTCGACCGCCTGGCCGCGATGGCCGCGCCGCCGGGCGTGGTGGCCGGTGGTGGGACGAGCGTGCACACGGACACGATCCTCATCCTTGCCGCGGTGCTCTGCTTCCTGCTCTGCGTGGCCGGGCTGGCCATGGTCGCGCGCTGCTCCAGGCTCTGCAACCCCTCCGCCTTCTCCGTCCACGCAATGGGCAAAGCCCCGTGCCAGGGGctcaagaggaaggcgctggagtCGCTGCCTACCGTGTCCTGGAGGCCGgaacaggagaaggaggagcggcCGGAGTGCGCCATCTGCCTGGCGGAGTTCGCGCGCGGCGACGAGGTGCGCGCGCTCCCGCACTGCGGCCACGGCTTCCACGCCGCCTGCGTCGACGTGTGGCTCCTCTCCAACTCCACCtgcccctcctgccgccgcgcCCTCGTCGTCGCGGCCGCCCACTCTCCTCGGCCGCCGGGCGCCGGCACAGTAGCCGACGAGACCGGACGGGGGGCGTCCGTGTCTGACGTTTCTTTTGTCAGCTAGCTCTTTTGGTTGGCACTTGTGCAGCTGATACGTACAATATGCAACTGTAGAGCGTGCGATCGTGCATCACTAGTTAATTTCTGTATGTAACACATTTCAGCTGTAAATACTTGTAGGTCGATCGCCTTCAGTTGATTGATTACCACAGTAACAAATTCTGTCTGGCTACGGTGTCAAAAaagtaaggaagaagaagatataGACGTGTGTGCTGTACGTTGCATCTGGAGTACTATAAAGGAGACGTACGGTCCGGCACGGCGGCACCTACGCTTTCGGTAAGGATTATCCTCGTCACCGAGATGTACATGTTCATGTCGACCGATGGTTTCAGTGTGGTCAAGTGTCAATCATGGCGGCGGTCGTGCTCACTCCCGTTCCGTCTCGTCGGCGAGGTGGTGGCGCTGGCCGGGATGGCGGGATATTTTAGGCCGCCGTGATGTGATACATACGTACGCTCGCTTGCACGGACAGACACCGGCCCATCGCCATGAATGATCGAGGAAGGTctctctcgctcgctcgctcgctcgtgcGTGTCATGGCGATACGTCGACCTCATGTACACAAACGATGCCCATTTCGACCACCTAACACACGCACGCAAATGCACCAACCAGTCGATACGCCACCAACTTTGCAGCTAATTTTTCCATCGACTCGATTTCAGGGTCGTTGCTTGGCCTCTTGCGCTCCGTACCCAGAAGTGCTATTTTTCCTTTTGGCGCGCGTCTATCTCTTACCTTTTGCCACGGGATAACAAAATGTATGTATCAAGGAAAATATAATGTAAGAGAGAATAGACTATGCACATATGATATCTCATGGTTCTAAAATGGTAGATAAATACATCTCATCGTCATCCTCTCCC
This region includes:
- the LOC123451910 gene encoding RING-H2 finger protein ATL80-like, which encodes MPRHLLQHSVDRLAAMAAPPGVVAGGGTSVHTDTILILAAVLCFLLCVAGLAMVARCSRLCNPSAFSVHAMGKAPCQGLKRKALESLPTVSWRPEQEKEERPECAICLAEFARGDEVRALPHCGHGFHAACVDVWLLSNSTCPSCRRALVVAAAHSPRPPGAGTVADETGRGASVSDVSFVS